The nucleotide sequence GTCCGGGTGCCGCCGCGCGCGCCTCCGCCCTCGGCTCCGGCTCCGCGGCCGCGGAACATGCCGTTGAAGAAGTCGGAGAAGGGCTCGCTGTCGCCGAACAGGTCCTCGAGGTCCTCCTGGGACATCGAGCGGTACTCGAACTGGGGCTCGGCCTGGCCGCCGCGGAAGGGCTGCCCGTAGCCCTGCCGGTCGCCGCCGAAGGGGCCGGAACCCGGTTGGGCGCCGGGGCGCCCCGCCTTCTCCCAGGCGTCGATCTCCTCCCAGCGCTCGCCGTGGGCGTCGTACTTCTTCCGCTTGTCCGGGTCACTGAGGACCTCGTTGGCCTCGTTGATCTCCTTGAAGCGCGCCTCCGCGGCCGCGTCCCCGGGATTGACGTCGGGGTGGTGCTTGCGGGCGAGCTTTCGGAAGGCGGCCTTGATCTCCTTCGGGGTCGCGCTCTTCGAGACCCCCAGTGTCGAGTAGTAGTCCTTGAACGTCGTCGCCATCGCTGTCGAGGTACCCGCGTTCCCCGCCTCCGAAACTCGTTCCACCGGCGGTCGAAACGCGTCGCCACCCGGATTGCAAGCTTGCAGCCGGACGCACGTTGTGCAGAGGGGGGAATTTTGACGTCCCCCGTTCTACGATAGGACCATGACGACTGACGACCCCGCAGCCGCCGCGCTGCACCGCCTCGAGCAGGCGATGGACACCGCGAACGACCTCATCGGCGAGCTGATCCGCAGGCTCCCCGATGGCGGCCGGCCGCGGCTCCGCGTGATGAGCGGCCGCCGGGAGGGGACCGTCACTGCCTCCGACGAGGCGGCGCCACGGCTTCGCATCGTGGGTGACGCGTCCGACGGCTGACCGGCGGACCCGAGTTCCGGCCGGTTCCGGCGGATACGTCCCTGCCCGAGATCGCCCTCAGGGCTCCTCGGAGGCCCGGATCGCCTCGACCGCCGCGGTGGCGGCGATGCTCGCCGCCTCGTCCGCGATCGCCGCGTAGCGGCCGGCCTCGTCGGCATCGGCGGCGGCCAGCGCCCGGTCGGCGGCGATCTCGGCGTCGGCGGCGGCGCCGGCGGCGGCCCAGGCGGCCCGGTCGGCGGCGCCGGCGGCCTCGTTCAGCCACTCCTCGTCACCGGCGAGGGCTGCCGCCTCGGCGACCTCGTCCGCGCTCTGTCCCGCGGCCATGGCGGCGGTCGCCGCCTCCTCGGCCGCCTGGACGGCAACCACGACCGGGGTGGTGGGGAGCTCGTCGCTCGTGCCTGGCATCGCGGCGCACCTCGTGATCTTCACGTAGGCTTCATATCATATGATATTATGCCTATCAGATACATCGCCCTGCGCGGTGGGTGGAGAGGGGGGCGTGCGCGCCCGGTCCACGGCCTGCCACGGCCGCACCCGCCGCCAGGCTCAGGAGGTGGATCCGTGACGCTGCTGCTGGTGCTCCTCATCGCCCTGCTCGCCTTCACCCTGTTCGGAGGCGGCGGGTACACGTATCGCCGGTACTACGGGCCCGGGCCCGGCGGCATGGTGGTCGACGACCGGAGCGGGGGCGGGGGCGGCGCCGTGCTGGCCATCGCCGTCATCGCGCTGCTGCTCCTCTTCCTCCTCTACGGCGGCTACAACTGGTTCGGCTGGTTCGGCGACCACGTCACCGTCAACGTCCACTGAGCGCTCGACCGGGCCCAGCGCCGCCCGGGGGGCCTCGGAGGGCCGGAAGCCCTCCAGGCCTCGGGGGGCGGCCAGGGCCCGCCGCGCCTCGCCGGCGTCGCGGAGGAGCCGCTCGACGTCGAGCCCGAGGCGGCGGGGGCGGAAGGGCTCCAGCCGGGAGATGCCGCGATCGAGCAGGTTCAGCGCCCCGCGGAGGTTGCCCCGGGAGGCGTGATGGAGGCCCACCCCCACCTGGAGCAGCCCCTGGTAGAGCCGCCGCACCTCGCCCGGCTCGGCCCGCCAGGCGTCCTCGAGCACCTCGTGCGCCTCGAACCAGCGCCCCTCGTTGAAGAGGCGCACCCCCTCGACGAGCAGGGGTGGGGGAGGGGCCGGGTCGCCGCCCCGGTCCACGCCTAGGACTCCGAGCTCGCTGGGTCACGCTCCCAGGCGAGGCCGGCGGCGAGCACGGTCTCGTCCTGCGGGGCGATCAGCTGCAGGTTGCCGATGGCGAGCCCGGCCCAGCCGATGAGGTTGATCCAGCGCAGCCAGGCGGAGAAGGGGATGCGCACCGCGAGCTCGTCGGTGTCCTCGGGGGGCAGGTCGGTGACGAAGCACGGGCTGACGTACAGGTCGACCTCGGGCTGGTAACGGCGCCACTCCCCGATCGCGGCGTAGGCGGCGGCGACCTCGGCGGGATCGCGCCGCTGGGCGAGCTCCAGCTTGGTCCTGATGTTGTCGCCGTACTCGCCGGCCCGCGACGGGAAGGTGGCGCGATGCGAGTTCGCGGCCTCCGCGAAGAAGAGTGGCCAGGTGTTCGCCGCCGGCTCGGGCACGGTTGCGGCCACCACCCGGGCACCCAGCCGCTGGAGTCTGGCCACCCACTGCTCGGCGGTGTCGCTGGCCTCGGGGATGCGGCCGTCGCCCACCGACGGAGGCCGGGTGAGGACGCCGACCGTGAGCCCCGCGAGTCGCGGCTGCGGCGCCGGCCGCCCGCCGAGGACCGACCACATCAGCGCGACGTCGGCGACGCTGCGCGCCATCGGCCCCACGGTGTCGAGGGTGGGGCAGAGCGGAAAGATGCCGTCCATCGGCAGCGTGCCCCAGCGGGTCTTGAGGCCGACGGTGTCGCAGCACGCCGAGGGCAGGCGGATGGAGCAGCCGGTGTCGGTGCCCAGCGCCAGCTCGCACATCCCCGCCGCCAGCGCCGCGGCGTTGCCGCTCGAGGAGCCGCCGGTGGTCAGGCCGGGGTGGGCGGGGTTGTGGACGGTGCCGTACCACGGGTTGGCGCCGAGCACCCCCCAGGCGTACTCGGTGAGGTTGGTCTTGCCGATCAGCACCGCCCCGGCGTCGAGCAGGCGCTGGGCGGCGGTGGCGGTGCGGTCGGGCACGTGGTCGGCGTGGATCCGCGAGCCGTAGGTGGTGCGCACACCGGCGGTGTCGACGAGGTCCTTGATCACCAGGGTGCGGCCGGCGAGGGGTCCGGGGTGCGGCTCCGCCGGGGGGTCCACCCGGGTGATGATGGCGTTGAGCGGGTCGCGGTTCACCGCGGCAACGGTAGCAAGGTCGGGTCGGACCACCCCGGGGGCGGGTTGTGGCTTTAGTTTAGAATGAACCGTGTCATCTGAATGGACGGAGGCTGGAAGCCCGTGCCCTCCACCCAGGTCCACGCCGGCATCGACCACCAGGCGTACCGGCACATCCTCGGCCACTTCCTC is from Candidatus Dormiibacterota bacterium and encodes:
- a CDS encoding amidase, which produces MNRDPLNAIITRVDPPAEPHPGPLAGRTLVIKDLVDTAGVRTTYGSRIHADHVPDRTATAAQRLLDAGAVLIGKTNLTEYAWGVLGANPWYGTVHNPAHPGLTTGGSSSGNAAALAAGMCELALGTDTGCSIRLPSACCDTVGLKTRWGTLPMDGIFPLCPTLDTVGPMARSVADVALMWSVLGGRPAPQPRLAGLTVGVLTRPPSVGDGRIPEASDTAEQWVARLQRLGARVVAATVPEPAANTWPLFFAEAANSHRATFPSRAGEYGDNIRTKLELAQRRDPAEVAAAYAAIGEWRRYQPEVDLYVSPCFVTDLPPEDTDELAVRIPFSAWLRWINLIGWAGLAIGNLQLIAPQDETVLAAGLAWERDPASSES